A single genomic interval of Dreissena polymorpha isolate Duluth1 unplaced genomic scaffold, UMN_Dpol_1.0 chrUn049, whole genome shotgun sequence harbors:
- the LOC127863853 gene encoding uncharacterized protein LOC127863853 has translation MEFIRSQRGAAKLCYEGFTYTKKKETKSTMRWECSQRRTPHVFDQVFTVRVPLGETSGTVAYALLPSKDQTSYEECMTAVLDACLTRDIRPTPSKVVCDFEVAIHNAVRQVMANDIQIQSTWRRIQGDGLQVLYREDDEIRQFCGRLDGLALLPTDKVLEGMAILKDTAPAALTGIVDYFDTTYASGGFRSVRTADGMMRFRRTPPRFQLDIWNVHAATVSGEARTNNLCEAWNNAFQVLVGHQHPSLWTVVDCFMKDAAMVETEMYRVRNGEPSIKPKKKSTERYQRRLKTLCEQVASGEKSVFERCRRTCAIEVVFECLVYVRMHICLNVCMIVTVNVYMYVCMNVCMYV, from the exons ATGGAGTTCATAAGAAGTCAGAGAGGCGCTGCAAAGCTTTGTTATGAAGGGTTCACGTACACGAAGAAAAAGGAGACGAAGTCGACGATGCGATGGGAATGTTCCCAGCGTCGAA CTCCACATGTGTTCGACCAAGTTTTCACCGTGCGTGTGCCACTTGGAGAGACGTCGGGGACAGTAGCATATGCCTTGCTGCCATCCAAGGACCAAACTTCGTACGAGGAGTGCATGACAGCTGTACTGGATGCTTGTCTGACTAGAGACATCCGTCCAACTCCGTCCAAGGTCGTGTGCGACTTCGAGGTGGCCATCCACAATGCTGTTCGTCAGGTTATGGCGAACGATATCCAGATACAG AGTACCTGGCGTCGTATACAGGGGGACGGCCTGCAGGTCCTATACAGAGAGGACGACGAAATAAGACAGTTctgcggacgactcgacggtctggcgttgctaccgacggataaggtgctagaagGCATGGCCATCTTAAAGGACACGGCACCTGCAGCGCTGACTGGGATCGTCGACTACTTCGACACTACCTACGCGAGCGGCGGATTTCG GTCCGTGAGGACAGCTGACGGCATGATGCGCTTCAGGAGAACACCGCCCCGTTTCCAGCTAGATATCTGGAACGTACACGCTGCAACAGTCAGTGGAGAAGCTAGGACCAACAACCTGTGCGAGGCTTGGAACAATGCGTTCCAAGTTTTGGTTGGGCACCAGCATCCTTCTCTGTGGACTGTAGTTGACTGCTTCATGAAAGACGCCGCTATGGTGGAGACTGAGATGTATCGCGTGCGCAACGGTGAGCCTTCAATTAAGCCGAAGAAGAAGTCAACAGAGCGATACCAGCGGCGTCTGAAGACTTTGTGCGAGCAGGTGGCGAGTGGTGAGAAGAGTGTTTTTGAACGTTGTCGGCGGACTTGTGCGATTGAAGTAGTGTTTGAGTGTCTTGTTTATGTAAGAATGCATATATGTTTgaatgtatgtatgattgtaactgtgaatgtatatatgtatgtatgtatgaatgtatgtatgtatgtatga